From one Acidobacteriota bacterium genomic stretch:
- the aroA gene encoding 3-phosphoshikimate 1-carboxyvinyltransferase produces MAERLLPAHPSALRGKVALPTSKSLTNRALVAAAVANGGTIVSPLDCDDTRFLASALARAGWRLDWGTEIEIGERSVPADPVELDLGESGTGSRLIVGLLAASPGHSTVDGSTRLRERPMAPLLDTLADLGAEISSNDGALPVEIEGSLLAGGTAEVRPEVSSQYVSSLLMAAPLMSKGLKLAVSGPLPSAPYLDLTLDVLRAFGGDVRVSEDRRLWAVAPGPLERSRYVVEGDWSAAAFFLAGVAVAGGEVAMRPLDPESRQGDRAILEIFVAAGLEAAWDIDRLVVRGPLAAPIVADLRDTPDLFPALVAAAACAQPGSWFSGLDNLKHKESDRLTVMVDNLERLGAKFDRENGNLRIASTVGTEASAPALVTAAGDHRVAMAMAVAALACGPLRLDEPDCVTKSFPGFWKTWHDLMATEDEVRPIP; encoded by the coding sequence ATGGCAGAGCGATTGCTCCCGGCCCATCCGTCCGCACTTCGGGGAAAGGTTGCCCTCCCGACATCGAAAAGCCTCACCAACCGCGCTCTGGTGGCAGCCGCCGTTGCGAACGGCGGAACCATTGTCTCGCCCCTCGATTGCGATGACACGCGGTTTCTGGCATCCGCGCTGGCGAGAGCCGGTTGGCGGCTCGACTGGGGTACCGAGATCGAGATCGGTGAGCGCTCCGTGCCCGCCGACCCGGTGGAGCTGGATCTCGGTGAATCCGGGACCGGATCCCGCCTGATCGTCGGGTTGCTCGCGGCAAGCCCTGGGCACTCCACAGTCGACGGCTCCACCAGGCTGCGCGAGCGACCGATGGCTCCGCTTCTCGACACATTGGCCGATCTGGGCGCCGAAATATCTTCGAATGACGGTGCTCTGCCGGTCGAGATCGAGGGCTCACTCCTCGCAGGCGGCACCGCCGAGGTGCGCCCCGAGGTGTCCTCCCAGTACGTTTCCTCGCTTCTTATGGCGGCTCCGTTGATGTCGAAGGGCCTGAAACTCGCGGTATCCGGGCCATTGCCTTCGGCCCCCTACCTGGATCTCACCCTGGACGTCCTGCGGGCATTTGGCGGCGACGTTCGCGTCAGCGAGGATCGTCGGCTGTGGGCGGTGGCGCCCGGTCCGCTTGAGAGATCCCGCTATGTCGTGGAGGGTGACTGGTCGGCAGCAGCCTTCTTCCTTGCAGGGGTGGCCGTCGCCGGTGGAGAGGTGGCGATGCGTCCTCTCGATCCCGAAAGCCGACAGGGGGATCGTGCGATTCTCGAGATTTTCGTCGCAGCAGGACTCGAAGCAGCCTGGGATATCGACCGACTCGTCGTTCGAGGTCCCCTCGCGGCCCCGATTGTTGCCGATCTTCGAGACACCCCCGACCTCTTTCCGGCACTGGTCGCAGCCGCAGCCTGCGCACAGCCGGGGTCGTGGTTTTCCGGCCTCGACAATCTCAAGCACAAAGAGAGCGATCGGCTGACGGTCATGGTCGACAATCTCGAGCGGCTCGGCGCGAAGTTCGACCGCGAGAACGGGAATCTCCGAATCGCATCGACAGTCGGAACAGAGGCTTCGGCACCTGCGCTCGTGACTGCGGCCGGCGACCACAGGGTCGCGATGGCGATGGCGGTCGCGGCATTGGCCTGCGGGCCTCTTCGGCTCGACGAACCCGATTGCGTCACGAAGTCCTTCCCGGGCTTCTGGAAGACCTGGCATGACCTCATGGCGACCGAGGACGAGGTGAGGCCGATCCCTTGA
- a CDS encoding metallophosphoesterase family protein, with the protein MKRLIIADSHVGQGENDVAAMCEVVRRSASKGVGEIIYLGDAFQYLIGMSKFWTAGVRQVIDAWRDVRREGVRIVVIEGNRDFFLDEPDLAAEIDWSGRRFEFIAGERRYRLDHGDLVNSRDFQYRFWSRVSKAEIARRWAHFLPQSVAVAIVRGMEARLASTNKRFRYVKPIKDLERTAAEAWADGIDVMLWGHFHDGWAMRDGDRLAMIVPGWLETRTSVQVQPDGGWFLVDTTLERTRSNVGDG; encoded by the coding sequence GTGAAACGCCTGATCATCGCCGATTCGCACGTTGGCCAGGGCGAAAACGACGTCGCCGCGATGTGTGAGGTGGTGCGCAGGTCCGCATCGAAGGGTGTGGGGGAGATCATCTACCTCGGTGATGCTTTCCAGTACCTCATCGGCATGTCGAAATTCTGGACAGCCGGTGTCCGACAGGTCATCGATGCGTGGCGCGACGTGCGGCGCGAGGGCGTCCGCATCGTTGTCATCGAGGGCAACCGGGACTTCTTCCTCGACGAGCCGGATCTGGCGGCGGAGATTGACTGGTCCGGTCGCCGATTCGAGTTCATAGCAGGCGAACGGCGGTATCGTCTCGACCACGGCGATCTGGTGAACAGCCGTGATTTCCAGTACCGGTTTTGGTCGCGAGTGTCCAAGGCCGAGATCGCCCGGCGTTGGGCCCACTTTCTCCCGCAATCTGTCGCTGTGGCCATCGTCCGGGGGATGGAAGCTCGTCTTGCGTCCACCAACAAACGATTTCGCTACGTCAAACCGATAAAGGATCTGGAGCGAACCGCCGCAGAGGCCTGGGCGGACGGGATTGATGTGATGCTCTGGGGTCATTTTCACGACGGGTGGGCGATGCGTGACGGCGATCGGCTCGCAATGATCGTTCCCGGATGGCTCGAGACCCGAACCAGCGTGCAGGTGCAACCGGATGGGGGTTGGTTCCTGGTGGATACCACCCTCGAACGAACGCGGTCCAACGTCGGCGACGGCTGA
- the serC gene encoding 3-phosphoserine/phosphohydroxythreonine transaminase produces MSHTWNFYAGPATLPPPALERAKADIPDWEGTGMSVMETSHRSPEYDAVHQEAIALMTELLGLDDDHQVLFIQGGASMQFAMLPMNFVPHGGSADYVNTGTWSQKALKEANIIATGRIAGSSEDEGFTRIPGQEELDLDPNAAYVHITSNNTIKGTQYHSFPVTYGVPLVADMSSDILWRPFDANRFHLIYAGAQKNIGPSGVTIVILRKSWLETANENLPSMLSYGTYSAKNSLYNTPPTFAIYMVRNVLFWLQQQGGLAAIEKINRTKGDLLYGVMKDNPEFYSCPVAENSRSYMNVVFRLPTEDLEAKFVAEGKAAGMVGLKGHRSVGGCRASIYNAMPLEGVEVLADFMTEFARNNG; encoded by the coding sequence ATGAGCCATACGTGGAATTTTTACGCTGGACCGGCAACCCTGCCGCCGCCCGCGCTCGAACGTGCCAAGGCCGACATCCCCGATTGGGAAGGCACCGGCATGTCGGTGATGGAGACCTCTCATCGGTCTCCGGAGTACGACGCGGTCCACCAAGAGGCGATCGCCCTCATGACCGAACTCCTTGGCCTCGACGACGACCATCAGGTGCTCTTCATTCAGGGCGGTGCGTCGATGCAGTTCGCGATGTTGCCGATGAACTTCGTACCCCATGGCGGATCTGCGGACTACGTCAACACCGGAACCTGGTCGCAGAAAGCCCTCAAGGAAGCGAACATCATTGCCACCGGCCGGATTGCAGGCTCGAGTGAGGACGAGGGTTTTACACGCATTCCCGGCCAGGAGGAGCTTGATCTTGATCCGAACGCCGCATACGTTCACATCACCAGCAACAACACGATCAAGGGCACGCAGTACCACAGTTTCCCGGTCACCTACGGGGTGCCGCTGGTCGCCGACATGTCATCGGACATTCTGTGGCGTCCGTTTGACGCCAACCGCTTCCACCTGATCTATGCCGGCGCGCAGAAGAACATCGGTCCGTCGGGGGTGACGATCGTTATTCTCAGGAAATCCTGGCTTGAAACGGCGAATGAGAACCTGCCGTCGATGCTGTCTTACGGCACCTACTCCGCGAAGAACTCGCTCTATAACACGCCTCCTACTTTCGCCATCTACATGGTGCGCAACGTCCTCTTCTGGCTGCAGCAACAGGGGGGCCTGGCAGCGATCGAAAAAATCAACCGGACCAAGGGAGATCTCCTGTACGGCGTGATGAAGGACAACCCGGAGTTTTACAGCTGTCCGGTGGCCGAAAACAGCCGCTCCTACATGAACGTCGTCTTCCGCCTCCCGACCGAAGATCTCGAGGCCAAGTTCGTGGCTGAGGGCAAGGCAGCGGGAATGGTCGGGCTCAAGGGCCACCGCTCGGTGGGCGGTTGCCGCGCTTCGATCTACAACGCGATGCCGCTCGAGGGCGTGGAGGTGCTGGCCGATTTCATGACCGAGTTTGCGCGGAACAACGGCTAA
- a CDS encoding NAD(P)-binding domain-containing protein: MKILISDAFDPSLPANLEVFGEVTADTSQLGDVDVVLVRSKTKCTREYIDQARKLRLIIRGGVGLDNIDVEYARSKGIQVFNTAEASAVSVAELAFALMLAVPTRLVEGHIGMTNRQWLKKELKRTELMGKTLGLIGAGNIGTELARRAIAFGMRVIAYDPLLKSHEFVDLVSLEELFEEADYISLHVPLTETTEGMINAETIAQLRDGVVIINTARGKCVIENDIVAALESGKVRAYATDVYDSDPPADSCPLYDAKNVIMTPHLGASSGENMLRIGDVVVRILEDFAHQTA; this comes from the coding sequence ATGAAAATCCTGATTTCTGACGCATTCGACCCGTCTCTACCGGCAAACCTGGAGGTCTTTGGCGAGGTGACCGCTGACACAAGTCAGCTGGGGGATGTGGACGTCGTACTGGTGAGATCGAAGACCAAATGCACCCGCGAATATATCGACCAGGCTAGAAAACTGCGCCTGATCATTCGCGGCGGTGTGGGTCTCGACAACATAGATGTGGAGTATGCACGTTCGAAAGGAATTCAGGTATTCAATACCGCGGAAGCGTCCGCCGTCTCAGTGGCCGAGCTCGCTTTCGCACTCATGCTCGCCGTACCGACCCGGCTGGTCGAAGGACACATCGGGATGACGAACCGGCAATGGCTCAAAAAGGAACTCAAACGCACCGAGCTCATGGGCAAGACCCTTGGCCTGATCGGTGCCGGCAACATCGGCACGGAGCTCGCGCGTCGCGCCATCGCCTTCGGAATGCGTGTCATCGCGTACGATCCGCTGCTCAAGAGCCATGAGTTCGTCGATCTGGTCAGCCTCGAGGAGCTCTTCGAAGAGGCCGACTACATTTCGCTTCATGTGCCGCTCACGGAAACTACCGAGGGCATGATCAACGCAGAGACGATCGCGCAGCTCAGGGATGGCGTGGTGATCATCAACACAGCTCGCGGTAAATGCGTGATTGAAAACGACATCGTCGCAGCACTCGAATCAGGGAAGGTTCGTGCATACGCGACCGACGTTTATGACTCGGATCCACCCGCTGATTCCTGTCCTTTGTACGACGCGAAAAACGTGATCATGACGCCTCACCTTGGGGCGTCAAGCGGTGAAAACATGTTGCGAATCGGCGACGTGGTCGTCAGAATTCTCGAAGATTTCGCACATCAGACCGCCTGA
- a CDS encoding DUF1015 family protein, whose protein sequence is MAKLKPFKAWRPRPDVCAEVASPPYDVLSSEEARHMAAENPVSFLHVVKPEIDLEKGTDIYAPVVYAKGAENLKRLMSDGVLIQEEAPAFYLYRQRMGDHVQTGLVAGASVDEYEADLIKKHEHTRPVKEDDRTRHIDALDANTGPVFLTYKARPEIDRLVDRLTADEPIYDFVAPDGIQHVLWVISDPADRDALANAFTRVPELYVADGHHRSAAGTRIRSLRRDANPNHSGEEPYNYFLSVIFPDDQMMILDYNRVVRDLNGLDAEALMAAVGENFDTQPVENGKPERKRCFGMYLDGKWYRLIAKEGSFPANDPVRSLDVAILQENLLAPVLDIGDPRSDERIDFVGGIRGLVELERKVDSGEWAVAFALHPTSIDQLFAVADAGLVMPPKSTWFEPKLRSGLIVRPLSE, encoded by the coding sequence ATGGCAAAGCTCAAACCGTTCAAGGCGTGGCGCCCACGCCCCGATGTTTGTGCCGAGGTCGCGAGCCCCCCATACGACGTGCTTTCGAGCGAAGAGGCACGGCACATGGCGGCGGAAAACCCGGTGTCTTTCCTGCACGTAGTCAAGCCAGAGATCGACCTCGAGAAGGGCACCGATATCTACGCGCCTGTGGTCTATGCGAAGGGCGCCGAGAACCTCAAACGGCTGATGAGTGACGGTGTGCTCATCCAGGAGGAAGCTCCTGCGTTCTACCTGTACCGCCAGCGCATGGGGGACCACGTTCAGACGGGCCTGGTGGCCGGCGCGAGCGTCGACGAGTACGAGGCGGATCTCATCAAAAAGCACGAACACACGCGCCCGGTAAAGGAAGACGATCGGACTCGCCACATTGATGCTCTCGACGCCAACACCGGCCCCGTGTTTCTGACCTACAAAGCACGTCCGGAGATCGACCGACTGGTGGACCGGCTCACTGCTGACGAGCCGATCTACGATTTCGTGGCTCCCGACGGCATCCAACACGTTCTCTGGGTGATTAGCGACCCGGCCGATCGGGATGCCCTGGCCAACGCGTTTACTCGAGTGCCGGAGCTCTACGTCGCGGATGGCCATCACCGTTCGGCCGCCGGGACCAGGATCCGCTCCCTGCGGCGCGACGCCAATCCGAACCACTCTGGAGAGGAGCCCTACAACTACTTCCTGTCGGTCATATTCCCGGACGATCAGATGATGATCCTCGATTACAACCGGGTGGTGCGCGACCTCAACGGTCTCGATGCGGAAGCCTTGATGGCGGCGGTTGGCGAAAATTTCGATACGCAGCCGGTCGAAAATGGCAAGCCTGAACGAAAACGGTGTTTCGGGATGTACCTCGACGGTAAATGGTACCGGCTGATCGCCAAGGAGGGGAGTTTCCCGGCAAACGACCCGGTGCGCAGCCTCGACGTGGCGATACTGCAAGAGAATCTGCTCGCGCCGGTGCTTGATATCGGAGATCCGCGGTCGGACGAGCGCATCGACTTTGTCGGCGGGATTCGCGGTCTGGTCGAGCTCGAAAGGAAGGTCGATTCGGGTGAGTGGGCGGTGGCATTTGCACTCCACCCGACCTCGATCGATCAGCTCTTCGCAGTGGCCGATGCGGGCCTGGTGATGCCGCCGAAATCGACCTGGTTCGAGCCGAAGCTGCGTTCCGGCCTCATCGTGAGGCCGTTGAGTGAATAG
- a CDS encoding MFS transporter, with the protein MESKDLKRALFATLFFGAASGIFTATLNNYLAEVHQLGAEARGWLEFPRELPGFLILFVAGGMLTVFRETQMAASAMVLTALGAIGLGFFAPTHAMLIVFIVIWSLGDHIIFAVEGPIGLKLAAGGREGRRLGQFGGARNLGTILGVGVIFVLAKTVGDRYSIFYAVAAGAALIAGLLYAQLRVGRGDIPSRRLVFKRKYSLFYVISALFGIRKQIFLAFGAWVLVEIHGVSVSTIALLYFIAATLGVILRPLLGEVIDWLGERTVLAADEILLIAICMTYAFAGDILTGGAVLFALYSAYILDIVLFALRVARTTYLKKIAEDPADITPTISMGITIDHAVAMTLPVLSGYIWEAYGYQWVFILAGAMAFVGFFVCLRIRTPERP; encoded by the coding sequence ATGGAATCAAAGGACCTCAAACGCGCCCTCTTCGCCACGCTCTTCTTCGGCGCGGCCTCGGGCATCTTCACCGCGACTCTCAACAACTACCTCGCGGAAGTTCATCAGCTCGGAGCAGAGGCACGTGGCTGGCTCGAATTCCCGCGGGAGCTCCCCGGATTCCTCATCCTGTTCGTCGCAGGGGGAATGCTGACCGTCTTCCGCGAGACGCAAATGGCCGCATCCGCGATGGTTTTGACGGCCCTCGGCGCAATCGGCCTCGGCTTTTTCGCTCCGACCCACGCCATGCTGATCGTGTTCATCGTGATCTGGTCGCTCGGGGACCACATCATCTTTGCCGTCGAGGGACCGATCGGCCTCAAGCTGGCCGCCGGCGGCAGGGAGGGCCGCCGGCTTGGACAGTTCGGAGGCGCCCGTAACCTCGGTACGATTCTCGGTGTCGGCGTCATCTTCGTGCTCGCCAAAACCGTCGGCGATCGATACTCGATTTTCTACGCCGTAGCGGCCGGCGCGGCCCTGATTGCAGGCCTCCTTTACGCTCAGCTTCGGGTCGGCCGGGGAGACATTCCGTCGCGACGCCTGGTATTCAAGCGAAAGTACAGCCTTTTCTACGTCATCTCGGCTCTTTTCGGCATTCGCAAACAGATTTTCCTCGCCTTTGGCGCCTGGGTTCTGGTCGAAATCCACGGAGTATCGGTGAGTACCATCGCGCTCCTTTACTTCATCGCCGCGACACTCGGCGTCATCCTGCGCCCACTCCTCGGCGAGGTCATCGATTGGCTCGGTGAGCGTACGGTCCTGGCGGCCGACGAGATCCTGCTGATCGCCATCTGCATGACCTATGCCTTCGCCGGCGACATCTTGACCGGTGGTGCGGTGCTCTTCGCTCTCTATTCGGCCTATATTCTCGATATCGTGCTCTTCGCATTGCGGGTGGCGCGGACCACCTACCTCAAGAAGATTGCCGAGGATCCTGCCGACATCACGCCGACCATTTCAATGGGCATTACCATCGACCACGCAGTCGCGATGACGCTCCCGGTCCTCTCTGGATACATTTGGGAAGCCTACGGGTACCAATGGGTTTTCATCCTCGCCGGCGCTATGGCATTTGTCGGTTTCTTCGTCTGCCTGAGGATCCGGACGCCAGAGAGACCGTAG
- a CDS encoding carbohydrate binding family 9 domain-containing protein produces the protein MAWLSFALAAASQAFARDEGASKEPFRVPRATSAVVVDGIIEERAWDDALTLELDFEVRPGENIKPPVRTVVHITYDDIHLLVAFRAFDQEPEKIRARYRDHDDMRGDDIVGITIDTFNDQRRAYEFMVNPLGVQADGVSSMGQSGSGGSYDRAWDAIWSSAGRITDRGYEVEIAIPFTQIRFQAIEGPQIWGLDCTRSFPRDHDYHIGLFPRDRGANSYLAQEEKIVGFEGISRGRNIEVVPTVTGFALEERADFPPDLTLEKDNDLDLGVTATWGVTPNFTLTSAFNPDFSQIEADAIQLALNETFELFFTEKRPFFLESADYFRTGGNLVYTRMIADPLMAFKFTGKVGRNTAGIIAAYDEVTNLIVPGVNGSDSETFDSANVSLVGRYRYDLGADSSIGALLSQRRGEEGFSSRLSSIDALLRPSNQDSFLVNAAWSNTTYSPEMMETFDLDAKEISGHALTIEYAHTARDWFAVAEYTDRDEDFRADLGFVTRVGYRKGELVGGYTWWGDARNWYNRIEVGGNLEWASDENGGLLDKETQTWFQVQGPFQSFFHLEFVDRTEVYEGSRFENQFTTRFQGRVSPNASFSIRVNGVFGDGVDYTNVQPGDRVRLGVNLDLNFGRHLKWEFSHLYSTLDVSGGRLFEANVPQTTAVWQFNTRAFVRAIIQYEDIWRNRDLYEEEVDAKERSLFAQLLFSYKVNPRTVFFAGYSHGREENQDFDMITTGRSVFLKIGYAWLW, from the coding sequence ATGGCTTGGTTGAGCTTTGCCTTGGCTGCCGCTTCCCAGGCGTTCGCACGAGACGAGGGCGCCTCGAAAGAGCCGTTCCGGGTTCCCCGAGCCACGTCGGCGGTCGTGGTTGACGGGATCATCGAAGAACGGGCCTGGGATGACGCACTCACTCTCGAGCTGGATTTCGAGGTTCGACCGGGAGAGAACATCAAGCCGCCGGTTCGAACGGTGGTCCACATCACCTACGACGATATTCATCTGCTGGTTGCCTTTCGTGCCTTCGATCAGGAGCCCGAGAAGATCAGAGCGCGCTACCGCGACCACGACGACATGCGGGGCGATGACATTGTCGGGATCACGATCGACACCTTCAACGATCAACGCCGCGCCTACGAGTTCATGGTCAATCCACTGGGGGTCCAGGCCGACGGGGTGTCGAGCATGGGCCAGAGTGGTTCCGGCGGAAGCTACGATCGCGCGTGGGACGCCATCTGGTCTTCGGCGGGGCGCATCACAGATCGTGGTTACGAGGTGGAGATCGCCATCCCTTTCACTCAGATCCGTTTCCAGGCCATCGAAGGGCCGCAGATATGGGGCCTCGACTGTACGCGTTCCTTTCCCCGCGACCACGACTATCACATCGGTCTCTTTCCACGCGATCGGGGGGCCAACAGCTACCTGGCTCAAGAAGAAAAAATTGTCGGGTTCGAGGGCATTTCGCGGGGCCGGAACATCGAGGTGGTCCCGACCGTGACCGGTTTTGCGCTTGAGGAGCGCGCGGACTTCCCTCCGGACCTTACCCTCGAGAAGGACAATGACCTCGATCTCGGGGTGACCGCAACCTGGGGGGTCACTCCGAACTTCACCCTCACGAGCGCTTTCAACCCGGACTTTTCACAGATCGAGGCGGATGCGATTCAACTCGCCCTTAACGAGACGTTCGAGCTCTTCTTCACGGAGAAGCGGCCATTCTTTCTGGAGAGTGCGGACTACTTTCGGACTGGTGGAAACCTTGTCTACACCCGCATGATCGCCGACCCGCTGATGGCATTCAAGTTCACCGGGAAGGTGGGACGGAACACCGCGGGGATCATCGCCGCGTATGACGAAGTCACGAATCTCATCGTGCCGGGCGTCAACGGGTCCGATTCCGAGACATTCGACTCGGCCAACGTGTCCCTCGTCGGCCGGTATCGCTATGATCTCGGAGCCGATTCCTCAATCGGAGCACTGTTGTCCCAGCGACGGGGTGAGGAAGGATTTTCCAGCCGGCTCAGCAGCATTGACGCGCTCTTGCGACCCTCCAACCAGGACTCGTTCTTGGTCAACGCGGCCTGGTCGAACACCACCTATTCCCCTGAAATGATGGAAACCTTTGATTTGGATGCAAAGGAAATTTCAGGACACGCCCTGACCATCGAATACGCCCACACCGCAAGAGACTGGTTTGCAGTGGCGGAGTACACGGACCGCGATGAGGACTTCCGCGCCGACCTCGGATTCGTCACCCGGGTCGGATATCGCAAAGGTGAGTTGGTTGGAGGATACACCTGGTGGGGGGACGCACGAAACTGGTACAACCGCATCGAGGTCGGCGGAAACCTCGAATGGGCATCGGATGAGAACGGTGGCCTGCTCGATAAGGAGACCCAGACTTGGTTCCAGGTGCAGGGCCCATTCCAGTCGTTCTTCCACCTCGAGTTCGTTGACCGCACGGAGGTCTACGAGGGATCTCGATTCGAAAACCAGTTCACCACACGATTTCAGGGCCGGGTCAGCCCTAACGCCTCGTTCTCGATTCGGGTAAATGGCGTTTTCGGCGACGGAGTCGATTACACGAACGTGCAGCCCGGAGATCGCGTTCGGTTGGGCGTCAACCTCGATTTGAATTTCGGACGCCACCTCAAGTGGGAGTTTTCCCATCTCTATTCGACGCTCGATGTTTCGGGTGGACGGCTGTTCGAAGCCAATGTACCGCAGACGACTGCTGTCTGGCAGTTCAACACTCGGGCTTTCGTGCGCGCGATCATCCAATACGAGGACATCTGGAGAAACCGGGACCTCTACGAGGAAGAAGTCGATGCGAAGGAGCGCAGCCTATTCGCTCAGCTCCTCTTCTCATACAAGGTCAACCCGAGAACCGTGTTCTTCGCCGGGTACAGCCACGGCCGGGAAGAGAATCAGGACTTCGACATGATCACGACCGGCCGCTCGGTTTTCCTCAAGATCGGTTACGCCTGGCTCTGGTGA